One Ahaetulla prasina isolate Xishuangbanna chromosome 1, ASM2864084v1, whole genome shotgun sequence DNA window includes the following coding sequences:
- the LOC131187601 gene encoding peroxisomal succinyl-coenzyme A thioesterase-like, translating to MAARILILPSPACLFDDPVQVKIEGLSPLQEVTVSASLVDESGNLFQSHAYYRAEGNGDLDLSCSPSLGGSYCGIEPMGLLWTLKSTTPYKRLRKTNVLTPFCVTYEVYHGPGVGGLLLGSCRSERRFMAEGVERVPVREGRLRATLFCPPGPGPFPALIDLYGSTGGLVEYRASLLASRGFVTLALAFLAFEDLPAYPEFIDLDYFGEAIKFLQKQQKVKSMKIGVLGLSKGADLALALAAFSPDIQAAVSISGSGVNTFIPLKVKGHIIPPHPCNLEKLKATDVPNVLNVAEIMDDPKDPSTWPCRIPVEKSLSKYLFICGQDDKNWKSQMFCQGAVSRLQQNGCHVEFYCYPGAGHLLEPPYMPLCSISFHKVIGILMAWGGKWKEHAEAQEDAWQRILAFFRQHLLESTLKSTL from the exons ATGGCGGCGCGCATTCTGATCTTGCCTTCTCCCGCCTGCCTATTTGACGATCCGGTCCAGGTGAAGATCGAGGGCCTCTCTCCGCTACAGGAGGTCACAGTCTCGGCCTCTTTGGTGGATGAAAGCGGTAACCTTTTCCAATCGCACGCGTACTATCGGGCTGAAGGTAACGGAGACTTGGACCTCAGCTGCTCCCCCTCGCTGGGCGGCAGCTACTGCGGGATCGAGCCCATGGGCTTACTGTGGACGCTGAAATCCACGACGCCCTATAAGAGGCTGAGGAAGACAAACGTCCTCACCCCTTTCTGTGTCACCTACGAGGTGTACCACGGGCCCGGAGTCGGCGGCTTGCTCCTTGGCAGCTGCCGCAGCGAGAGGCGCTTCATGGCCGAAGGCGTGGAAAGAGTGCCCGTCCGAGAAGGCCGGCTCAGAGCCACGCTTTTCTGCCCGCCCG GCCCTGGACCTTTCCCAGCACTTATTGACTTGTATGGATCTACAGGCGGACTGGTGGAGTATAGAGCAAGTCTTTTGGCAAGCAGAGGTTTCGTTACACTGGCGCTTGCTTTTTTAGCTTTCGAAGATCTCCCCGCTTACCCAGAGTTCATTGACTTAGATTATTTTGGTGAAGCAATAAAGTTCTTGCAGAAACAACAAAAG GTTAAATCTATGAAAATTGGAGTTCTGGGACTATCTAAAGGTGCAGATCTCGCTCTTGCTTTAGCTGCATTTTCGCCAGACATCCAAGCTGCTGTCAGCATTTCTGGCTCAGGGGTAAATACTTTTATCCCATTGAAAGTGAAAGGACACATCATTCCACCTCATCCTTGTAATTTGGAGAAGCTCAAAGCTACTGATGTTCCGAATGTACTGAATGTTGCTGAAATAATGGATGACCCCAAAGACCCATCGACCTGGCCATGCCGCATCCCTGTTGAAAAGTCCTTAAGCAAGTACCTCTTCATATGTGGACAGGATGACAAAAACTGGAAAAGTCAAATGTTCTGCCAAGGAGCTGTTAGCCGCCTTCAGCAGAATGGATGTCATGTGGAGTTCTATTGCTATCCTGGAGCTGGGCACCTCTTGGAGCCTCCTTATATGCCCTTGTGCTCCATTTCATTTCACAAGGTAATTGGGATCCTTATGGCCTGGGGCGGAAAGTGGAAAGAACATGCAGAGGCACAGGAAGATGCCTGGCAAAGAATATTAGCCTTTTTCAGACAACACTTGCTGGAGTCAACTTTGAAAAGTACTTTATAG